The following DNA comes from Capsicum annuum cultivar UCD-10X-F1 chromosome 7, UCD10Xv1.1, whole genome shotgun sequence.
gtaaaaaaagttttttagtaataaaaacaccaaaaaaaaaaaaaaaaaaaggagagagacAGAgagcaaaaataattttttttgccaaCAAAAAGTCTCtctccatttaaatttttttgtaaaaaaaacaaaaatcctctcttcctcatcttttttctcactgtgttaataaatattaatatttagcTTTCCTTGGTtcctcttaattaattattaacatCATGACGTCTAATTTATCGTTAGAAGACATCAAGAATGAGCAAGTTGATCTTGTAAGTTAAATCTCTAatacttctttttttcatttattaaatttattgtaCTAAAAAAACACAGGCGTAAAAGGTGAAAACGTTCAGTTTCTAGAGTTACTGAGTTCAGAATAAATATATACTCATTTTTAATTTCGTCATCTCTTTTTTGACCTTTATTCTTCCATTTTTTGATTATCGTTTAAAACTAAAAGTATCAATTTTATTTCTAGAGTTAGTGAATTCAgaagaaatataatcatactaatatgtattttaatttttttttccatagaTATATTCATAGTTCAAGTTGAAAAACACCCTACATTATATATGCATGCACATGCATTTACGTATCGaaatatcattaatttaaaattttttaagtaataTACATTGACgatatatgaaattttataaCATGTGATAACAGATTAGTTATTATCGAACGATTTTTTCAGGAAAATATTCCGGTGGAGGAAGTATTTCAGCAGCTAAAATGTAGCAAAGAAGGATTATCATCTGCAGAGGGCCAAAAAAGGCTACAAATATTTGGACCCAACAAACTTGAAGAGAAAAAAgtaatttgaaaatatatatgttattttaacaaaatcttgaatatgatcatgaattaatttataacctatggttttaatttaatttattgtagGAGAATAAGCTTCTGAAATTCTTGGGGTTCATGTGGAATCCACTATCATGGGTTATGGAGTGTGCTGCCATCATGGCTATTGTGTTGGCCAATGGAGGAGTAATtactaattcatttatttttcatatttaatattttttttatggttttcatcTGGTGTTCGAGACCTGTATTTAGCCCTGACTGAATTCGGAGTCGAGCTGGGAAGTCTTATTTTGGGTGGGAACACGCTTCTTAAGAAAGACGACTTCCCGTAGTGGGGTCTGACTAAATTTGGATTCGTGCTGACAAGTCCTGTTTTTAGGGCAAATGCTCCCTAAGAAAGGAACGACTGTtggattttttgtttaaattaaattaataattataagtttTTATGAAAATGTGTGTTTTAATGAAGAGGACACGTAACTTTAAACTATTTACTTAGTACAGAATCCCATAGGCTTGTCATATCCACTAAAACTATTTATGTACGATCCCACAGCAATCTCGTAGAGGAGAGGGAATAAATATCGTTTTTAGAAAAGCATTTCGCACGTGTTTTAAGCCTGAAATCATGTGTTCGGGTGTTCACATTATTAACCCTTCATCTTGTGTTCTTATTCGTATAttttgtgttcatggaacatatTTTCCAATAGCGACTCCCCGTAGCAGGGCTGGACTAAATCTGAATTCATGTCGGGAAGTCTCACATTAAGGGTAAACTTCTCCTTAATAAAGGCGACTTCCGTACCACAGCGTGAGTAAATCCTGATTCATGTCGAAAAGTCCCACATTGAGGATAAAGCGCTTCCTAGTAAAGGCAACTTTCTTTACCCGCGTCAGATTAAATTCGAATTTGTGTCGGAAAGTTCCACATGGAGGGGTAAAATGCTCCCTAATAAAGGCGACTTCCCATACCAGGGTGTGAGTAAATCCTGATTCACACCGGAAAGTCCCACATTGAGGGTAAAACGCTCCTTAGTAAAGGCGATTGTCCATACCCAGACCAAACTAAATCCGGATTCGTGTCGGAAAGTTCCACATGGAGAGGTAAAATGCTTCCTAATAATGGCGACTTCCCATGCCAAGGCCGGACTAAATCTGGAATCAAGCTGGAAAGTCGTACATTAGGAGTAAAACGCTCCCTAACAAAGGCGACTTCCATAGTTACGGCTCGAACACGAGACATCTTGTCAAGGATGAAAGAGTACTTGCCATATTTGCATTTTCATATTTACATGGCCAAATAGTAATGGtgaaattttgttaaaaaaaaatattgcaggGCAAGCCACCAGATTGGCCAGATTTTGTTGGTATCACAGTCTTGCTCATTATCAACTCTACAATCAGTTTTATTGAAGAAAACAGTGCAGGAAATGCTGCAGCTGCCCTTATGGCTAATCTTGCTCCCAAAACTAAGGTACCCCATACTTCATTATCGAGTCGCGGTGGATTCAGGATTGGTACAAACATACCCCGTGTTGAAAATGTTGTGTCCGTATCATTCGTGTTGTAGTCCTCGATGTGTTTATCGATGTTATATGTAATGTTATTGATGACAGATTTTGAGAGATGGAAAATGGTCAGAGGAGGAGGCCTCAATCTTGGTTCCAGGTGATCTGATTAGCATTAAGTTGGGAGATATCGTCCCAGCTGATGCTCGTCTACTTGATGGTGATCCTTTAAAGGTTGATCAGGCTGCACTCACTGGTGAGTCCTTGCCCGCGACAAAGTTCCCTGGTGCGGAGGTTTACTCTGGTTCCACTGTCAAGCAAGGCGAAATCGAGGCAGTTGTTATTGCCACTGGTGTTCACACTTTCTTTGGAAAGGCTGCTCATCTTGTAGACAGCACAAACAATGTCGGCCATTTCCAGAAGGTACAAAGAATGTGTTTTGTGATAATCCCTCCGTTTCAGTTtctttgtcttactttcctttttagtccgtttcaaaaaaaATGCCTCTTTCCTCTTTTGAAAACTCTTTATTCCAAAGATagcaagattcaaaagtcttctttgaTTGGATTGTGATGACGATCGCAGGTGTTGACTGCCATTGGAAACTTCTGTATCTGCTCTATTGCTGTGGGCATGGTTATTGAGATAGTGGTGATGTATCCAATTCAGAGGCGTAAATATAGAGATGGAATCGACAACTTGCTTGTGCTACTTATCGGAGGTATCCCGATTGCCATGCCAACAGTCTTGTCTGTGACCATGGCTATTGGATCTCACAGGCTTGCACAGCAAGGTGCCATTACTAAGAGGATGACTGCTATTGAGGAAATGGCTGGTATGGATGTTCTGTGCAGTGACAAGACCGGTACCCTCACCCTCAACAAGCTCACCGTTGACAAAAACTTAATAGAGGTTGGTAATCAGGACAATGTTATACTTTTTTATCGCGATTGTTGTAGTTATGTTTGAGGAAAAGATGAAAGCGAAAGTGCTATCAATGGTGGTTTTAGGTTTTCCCTAAAGATGCGGACAAGGATATCGTTTTGTTGCTTGGTGCTAGGGCTTCCAGGATCGAAAACCAGGATGCTATCGATACTTGTATAGTTAACATGTTGGGTGATCCAAAGGAGGTAATATGTTTTGTTATTTGGGTGACCTTAGTAGATTTTTCACTATTCTAAGAGGTTGTAAActgattattttatgtttctttgtCACATTGCAGGCAAGAGCCGGTATCCAAGAGGTTCACTTCTTGCCTTTCAATCCAGTTGAAAAGCGTACAGCCATTACCTATATCGATGACAAAGGAAACTGGCACAGGGCTAGCAAAGGAGCGCCCGAGCAAGTAAGATGGTGTTTCCTATGTTTCCCTTCGTTTAATGTATCTTCAGTGTCTGTCATCTCATATGGCCGTTCACCCTTTGCCAGATTATTGAACTTTGTGACCTCAAGGGAGAAGCCAGGGATAGGGCCTTAGAGATCATTGATGACTATGCCAACCGTGGCCTTCGTTCTTTGGGTTTGGCAAGACAAGTAAGCTAACATACAACAATGGCTTTGCTAGGATCAATGCAATATGTCATTGATCGTAGCGAACTAAGCATGATTATGTGGTGTTTATGCAGACTGTACCTGAGAAGAACAAGGAAAGCGCTGGCTCGCCTTGGGAATTTGTTGGCCTTCTGCCCCTTTTTGATCCTCCAAGGCACGACAGTGCTGAAACTATCCGCAAAGCTCTTGAGCTTGGTGTTAATGTTAAGATGATCACTGGTGACCAGCTTGCCATCGGTAAGGAAACTGCACGAAGGCTTGGCATGGGAACCAACATGTATCCTTCTTCAGCTCTTCTTGGCGAGCACAAGGATGCAGCCATTGCTACAATTCCTGTCGAAGAGCTCATTGAAAAGGCAGATGGTTTTGCTGGAGTCTTCCCAGAGCATAAATACGAGATCGTGAAGAAGCTCCAAGAAAGGAAACACATCTGCGGTATGACAGGAGATGGAGTGAATGATGCACCAGCACTAAAGAAGGCAGACATTGGTATTGCTGTGGATGACGCAACAGACGCTGCTAGGAGTGCATCTGATATCGTCTTGACTGAACCAGGTCTCAGTGTCATTGTGCATGCCGTGTTGACGAGCAGAGCCATCTTCCAGAGGATGAAAAACTACACCATCTATGCAGTTTCCATCACAATCCGTGTTGTCATGGGATTCCTGCTCCTTGCCCTTATCTGGAAGTTCGACTTTTCGCCCTTCATGGTCCTTATCATTGCCATACTCAATGACGGAACCATCATGACCATCTCAAAGGACAGGGTGAAGCCATCTCCATTGCCCGACTCATGGAAACTCAAAGAAATCTTCGCCACTGGTGTTGTTCTCGGAACCTACCAAGCTATCATGACTGTTGTGTTCTTCTACCTTGCATCCGACACTGATTTCTTCTCCGTAAGTATTGAGATTCTCCCCCCTTAAGCTTaaaacaaaaactaaactaaCAAAATCGTCATATACGCGCAGAAAAACTTCGGTGTTCATTCAATTAGAGGCTCCCCTGCCGAGCTTACAGCTGCACTCTACCTTCAAGTGAGTATCATCAGTCAGGCTCTCATCTTCGTGACCAGATCACGAAGCTGGTCCTTCGTGGAACGCCCTGGCCTTATGCTCGTAGGAGCTTTCTTCGCAGCCCAATTGGTGAGTCTTGGAATACGACAACCTGAGTGAATCATTCAACTCGAAAGTACTCCATTTGAATATTATCACTAACCGAAATTCATCACTTTCTCCCTTTCCTTTCAGATTGCTACACTGCTTGCTGTATATGCACACTGGGAATTTGCAAGGATCAAGGGAGTTGGCTGGGGATGGGCAGCAATCATCTGGGTCTACACCATTATTACCTACTTGCCTCAAGATGTTCTTAAATTCATCATCCGTTTCGGCTTGAGTGGAAGGGCATGGGACACAATGATCCAAAACAAGGTAAAACACAAGCAACAAATTACCATAACATGAAAAACTCACTGAATTCTGTTCTTGACTAATTAGTATTTCTGTTTCTGGGATACCTTAGACTGCCTTCACCACCAAGAAGGACTACGGACGGGGCGAGAGGGAAGCACAATGGGCTTTAGCTCAACGTACACTTCACGGTCTCCAGACCCCCGAAGCCTCATCAGGCCTATTCAACGACAAGAACTACAGGGAACTGTCTGAGATTGCTGAACAAGCTAAACGTCGCGCTGAAGTTGCAAGGCTAAGGGAACTCCACACACTTAAGGGACATGTTGAATCAGTGGTCAAGCTAAAGGGACTAGATATTGAAACCATCCAACAACACTACACTGTCTAAGAAGCTGAAATGAATTCAAGTTTCTTTTTTTGGCCATTTAAGGAAGGAGAATTTTTGCAGCTGGCACATTATATTGGATGAAGATAATACTATCTGGTTGAAGAACAAATGCTAGCTGTCCATATttcaaattatagaaaataaaaggaaaaaatattgtaattacttgttactattatttttatccttatagCTATCCTTTATCTTATGTATTAAGTTTTTATTTGGCTAGGAAATTTCTTGAGTCTCCAGAGTTTTTCAATTTCTATTGCAAACCAATTTCAACTAACCAATCAACTGTACTTGAATCCTATATCATCTGAGGTAGATTATATGAATCATTTGTAGTTCAATCAACCTACTATAATCCTGCTAGCTTAAAAGCCTTTGTTAATATAATAGTTAAGTAAGACCGGCTTTCATGCAATTGTTGTGCCCTTGCTTCTTGCCTAGAGGGAGTTAGGATATACTGTGAGCTCCTTAGCCTAGAGGAAACCTCCACTTTTCAGCCATAATCTTGTGTTTTACCAAAATTTAATGGATTTCACCCTGAACTAGGGGACAAAGGCAGACAACTTCCATTTTCGGGTAATACAGTCAAGTGTTGAGGAAACAGGTATATATCACATCTCATTCACAAGAACATCCATACCAGCGACAGGATACACCCATGTTTCTGCACATTATTAGCTCAGCAACAGAATACGCCCacacagcaacaacaacaacaacatatccagtgtattcccggaaagtggagtctggggaggatagaatgtacacagtccataccaatACCTCAAAATGAAGTAGGAAACGCCCACACAGAGCAGAATAATAAGCATAACTAAGGAAAGCAACATCCAAAAGGGACAAAAGGATAATGTCAAGGAACTAAACTATTACCTTTTCCATTGCTACCTATACTCTATTGGCTCAACCTATTTGCACTATACTAAAAGTTCTTTCCTCATCAGAAGGATTCCTCACCAAGAGGATGTTAAATGACAGATCATGTGGCATCATCAGCCAATTTAAATAcaccctccatttcaatttgtttgttggGTTTTGACTTGGCACGGAGCACGGAGTTTATGAAACtaaaaaagacttttgagtcGTATCGCCTTCCCTAAAGATCTGTGAAATGTACCAAATGCCTATTATTTTTGTGGTTTTAAACATGCCATACAAAGTTACAAGCTCTCAACTCCTGTAAAAAGTAGTTAAAACATGATTCCTTCCAGCAGATTTTGCCATCACATCTTTTTGAAAGCTAACATTGAAGAACATACAGGTAAAACCACAAAGACATGGACTGTTAATCAAATATATTGGTTCCAAAATTAGTATCTGATTTACATTAATACACAACATCAACATTGTTGTTTAAGTAAAAAAAGACTATCATTTCCCTCCAAAAAGGAAGTGAACACGTTAAAGAGACCGGTAAACTATTTCTACACGACAACTACTAAGCCTCAATCCCAAGCAAGTTTGGGATCGGCAATATGAATCATCACTGTCCAAGTTGTTTTATCTGAAGCCCGTGCCAGTCTaatattattgaaaataataataagatttcTCACCCTCTTCTATTGCTTCACTCGATGCTTCCATGAAGTCAATTCAGAAGGGATCAAGTCTTCGTTACATGAAAGAGCAGCCTGTGCCATCAGTTTTCCAAGCCAAGCATGGTAGAACAAGCCCCTGGAACCAAGCCCAGTAAATAACCAGTACTTACATTCTGCTGGGCCACGAATGAATTCATCTACACAACCCAAGAGTGGAAGTGATCCCTCAGCATTGAGTGGTGGCATTGCCCTTAAGCCTGCACATGTTCCCTTTACGGTCCAATTCTTTATAGCTGGATATACAGCAGAAGCCTTCGGCAGTAACTCTTCAAGAGCTTTGGAAGCTTCCTCTTCAGGAACGTGTCTTGAAAAATTCCTTGATTTCCATTCCCATGTTGACCCCACATACAATGTTTGAGGTCCTTGGACAGCAATCCATGCATCTGAAAGTATAGAGGGACTGTTTTCTGGATATTCCTCCCtgaaatttatcattcataaatACTTCTAATTAGTAGCATGTTGGAGGCAATGGATGTAAAATAGTTTAAAACAGAAACTATGTGCCTTGTTTTGGTGATGTCTAAGGTttcaaatagatagtttatagtattaccttgtgggtgtcttgttttcctttattatctagcggtgtgTTGTCCCATTTTATTGTTTgcttttatgtcttttgtttgttatactgttatctgtcctgagccgggggtctatcggaaacaggcTCTCTACCCCTCTCTAGTTCATCTGAGATAGTGGAATGAgctgtgtacactttaccctccccagaccccactttgtgggaatacactgggtatgttgttgttgttggcaacccggtgcactaaagctcccgctatgcggaGGTCTGAGAAGGGGCCGAATCACAAGGGTCTATGTACGCAGCCTTACCCAGCATTTCTGCAAGAGTCTGTTTCCATGGCTAGAACCCGTGACTTTTTGGTGCCCTGGATACTCAACAtcggtaaaaaaaaaaaaaaaaaaggaagagaacacatgaaaaatatttttgagaggGAGGAGGAAGGGGGGAATTGGAACATGATGACAGGTTGAAAATTGATCTAGGCTTGAACACATAGAAATCAGAACCGGATAAACTGAATTTACCCAAATTCTTATACATGTATACTTATATTTCTCATCCAGAAGGAAGAATAAAGGGACACAAGGAGCTGAAATAGCATCACGAAGAAAGTTTGGATCAAGCTGCACTCCAAACCCGGGCAGTTTTAGTTGTGCATCACCTTATCAGGTTAATAGTCTAAATTGCATCCATGCTTCAAAAAACGTGTTACACCATTCCTTTGACACATCTTGGTCTATGGAGTGAAATTCAGGGTTCACGAAAATGAAGGTAGTTACAATTACACTATCACAATCTTTAGAGGCTAATGTAAATCAAAGTGTAACATATGACTTGTGTGAGGACAATATgtggagattcagagcactttcccATTTTGACAGGGTTTGTACCTGGGA
Coding sequences within:
- the LOC107877668 gene encoding ATPase 6, plasma membrane-type, whose protein sequence is MTSNLSLEDIKNEQVDLENIPVEEVFQQLKCSKEGLSSAEGQKRLQIFGPNKLEEKKENKLLKFLGFMWNPLSWVMECAAIMAIVLANGGGKPPDWPDFVGITVLLIINSTISFIEENSAGNAAAALMANLAPKTKILRDGKWSEEEASILVPGDLISIKLGDIVPADARLLDGDPLKVDQAALTGESLPATKFPGAEVYSGSTVKQGEIEAVVIATGVHTFFGKAAHLVDSTNNVGHFQKVLTAIGNFCICSIAVGMVIEIVVMYPIQRRKYRDGIDNLLVLLIGGIPIAMPTVLSVTMAIGSHRLAQQGAITKRMTAIEEMAGMDVLCSDKTGTLTLNKLTVDKNLIEVFPKDADKDIVLLLGARASRIENQDAIDTCIVNMLGDPKEARAGIQEVHFLPFNPVEKRTAITYIDDKGNWHRASKGAPEQIIELCDLKGEARDRALEIIDDYANRGLRSLGLARQTVPEKNKESAGSPWEFVGLLPLFDPPRHDSAETIRKALELGVNVKMITGDQLAIGKETARRLGMGTNMYPSSALLGEHKDAAIATIPVEELIEKADGFAGVFPEHKYEIVKKLQERKHICGMTGDGVNDAPALKKADIGIAVDDATDAARSASDIVLTEPGLSVIVHAVLTSRAIFQRMKNYTIYAVSITIRVVMGFLLLALIWKFDFSPFMVLIIAILNDGTIMTISKDRVKPSPLPDSWKLKEIFATGVVLGTYQAIMTVVFFYLASDTDFFSKNFGVHSIRGSPAELTAALYLQVSIISQALIFVTRSRSWSFVERPGLMLVGAFFAAQLIATLLAVYAHWEFARIKGVGWGWAAIIWVYTIITYLPQDVLKFIIRFGLSGRAWDTMIQNKTAFTTKKDYGRGEREAQWALAQRTLHGLQTPEASSGLFNDKNYRELSEIAEQAKRRAEVARLRELHTLKGHVESVVKLKGLDIETIQQHYTV